The Dermochelys coriacea isolate rDerCor1 chromosome 19, rDerCor1.pri.v4, whole genome shotgun sequence region tctccaaagtggggtgtgcAAGACTATCTattgtggggtgcagcaggaggagtGCCGCCAGAGCAAAAGGGCGGTGCGGCAGGAGGAGCACTGCGGGGGGGTGGCCCTGAGTCCTCTGGTCTGTGCAGGAGCGGGGGCAGCTGCGCAGCCAGCAGCTGGAACGAAGCggcactttccccttcaaagctgtccggagagaagcggcgctttgaaggggaaagcgCTGCTTTTCTCTGGCCGCTGGCTGCCCCtactcctcctgagtcctccagccCGTGCTTGCAGGGCtgcattctgaaaggggctttagagctgcaggcCAGTGCCCCAgggcccctaaagcccctgcggtccgggtggccctgcctgctggggggggggcagctcccagaattGCGGccgtgggggggagggtgctgtgCTGCGCAGAGTCACctgcacaccccctgcaccaaacaggagctgccccaggttagtgctctgcaccctctgcctgcccagccctgagcctcctcccacaccctaacttcctcccagaccctgcaccccaccctgagcgcctGCTGTATCAGTGtttaaaacaagattttcaaaaataaagcgtattcaatcacattgctctcactaaaaacattaattttttttagtgagagcaaaaaggttttttgtactgttaataaataaaaatttaaaagtttTTCTTATCGTTTTTGTTTTATAACTTACACAATATAATAGTACAGTACTACATGTACATAatttatacacatacatatagtGGGGGTGCGTGCTCAAACATTTTTTACGGATGGGGGCGCGTggtcaaaaaagtttggagaccgcTGCtgtaagacaggtttcagagtagcagccgtgttaggctgtatttgcaaaaagaaaaggaggacttgtggcaccttagagactaacaaatttattggagcataagcttttgtgagctacagctcacttcatcggatgcatgtagctcacgaaagcttatgctctaataaatttgttagtctctaaggtgccacgagtcctcctttcctttttgctgtaagacagtggttctcaacccgttGACCCTGGTGGGGGCGCCTCCACCTCCCGTCCTACCCgcatggccctgaggatgtcacgtgCGCGGCAGCTCTGGGCTGAGGGGGCCGCGGGCCACacgttgagaaccgctgctccaAGGACACGGAAACTTTTTCATCTTGGGGATAACTGAAATGtaccaagaaaaggagtaccggtggcaccttagagactaacaaatttattagcgcataagctttcgtgagctacagctcacttcatcggatgcatttggtgggtttttttccaccaaatgcatccgatgaagtgagctgtagctcacgaaagcttatgcgctaataaatttgttaggctctaaggtgccacgggtcctccttttctttttgcgaatacagactaacacggctgctcctctgaaacctgaaatgtacCGACGCCATCAAGAAGTCGAACCGTGCGTCAACATTAGGCGGCCCGCTATTAAACGGGCGTTGCAGGAGCTGACCGCCGTCGCCCGTTACCCCCCGGTTCGCCCCTTCTAGAGGCGCTGGGGGCTcggcggccccccccccccccttctcggCGCTTCACGGACAGCGTCGTTCTCCATCCTCGGCCTCTGGAGGCTTCCGGGAGCTTCTACGAAGATCCAGAACGTTCTCGGTCAGGGGGCAATGAATCCACCGCGGGCCTACCTGAGCTACTTTCCTGCCCTTCTATCTCCCCTTTTGGCGTTAACAGAAGCCGCCCCCCAGCCTGGCGCCCCCAAACAGGCACATGTCACCTTTCCCAGCCCTCTTTTTATGATCCAGGCCCCCCAGGCCGGAACCCCCCCCCGCACGCTAATGGCAGCGCTTTGGCTGGGCCTGGGTGCTCTGTTGCTCAGCAAGGGCTGGTGGCCGCGCCACGAGGGCCCCCGAAACGTTCCTTGGCTGAAGCCTCCCCCTCTTTGTCGGGGCCTGCcctccactgcccctcccccacccgcggCTGCTCTCGGGCggccctgcagggggcgctgtcgGGGCTTCCCCGCAGCCGCCGCCCTGAGGccgagcccctgccccgcccgagATCGATGGTACGCATGCGCTTCAGGGAGCCTCCGCCCCCCGGCCAGAGAGCTAGGGCGCAGCGCGCGCCGCAGGCggtctcgccccccccccccccacggagcTATTGGCGCCTGGGCCCGCCCCGAGCGACGCGACGCCACGCAAGCCCCGCCCCGCCGTTTCCGGCTCACCGCTGCAGCGCATGCGCTTTGGACCAGCTCTTCCCGTCGTGCCCTGGGTGCTATAAATTCTCCTTGCCCCGCCTTTGTCGCTCTTTTCTCTCGGAGCGAGGTGGGTGGCAGGAGAGGGGCCGGGCTAGCGGGGCGCGTGCGGGGGAAGGGGATGGTGGCCGCGGGGGGTCATGATTCCTTTCTCGCCCACGGCCAAGGGGAGTCTGGGCTTGGGGCGAGCGGGTTAGCGCTGCTGACGGTGGCCGGCGGGGATCGTGATTGCTCGCGGGCCCGCTTCgctgatggatggatgggggggggggacactccCGCACGCCgggcaggagccccaggccctgcaggggCGGCAAGGCCGCAGCCTGGGCCCTCCCCTGACCGGAGCCTGGGCCTCAAGCGCGGCCCGTCCCCCGGCGCCTCTCGCGGGTGGGGAGGCGGCGCCGCGTGCTGCTCCCGGGTAGTAGCTTTGCAAGCAGCGCATGCCTGTCCGCAAGGTGAGGACTTACAACCTTCTCTGTACCTAAAGCTACCTTTCCACTCCCTGGTATTGTGTTCTTGGGCTGGGTCTGCATGGTGGCCCAGTTTACCCAAAATAACACTTAACCCTGGAGATGGCGAAGGCTCGCCAAGGATAGCAAAGTTTAACTAAACCTGAACCGCCGCTGTTAGAAAGCATAGATGGTGATCCTGCTTTCTCACAGTAGAGGAGCACTCCGTTGtctggttgcaggatcaggcgtTTGGGGGAGTGTGGAGTGGCACATTTGAAATCTTGTGTCAACAAGTATTCTcaatttagttggtattggtcctgctttgaggaggggattggactagatgacttcctgagatctCTAACAGCCCTAATATGCTTTTGAGTCAATGCATATGATTTTGTGTAATAATTGAAATTTAGAAGCTATGTTGTAGTCCCTGTGCCTTTTCATTGACTGACTATAGATCTTTGTTTTGGTCCATACAAATTTCCATTTTGGTATAGATCAAATATGAATTCTAGTTCACCTACATCTCCCCACTTCAGTGTTTATAAAACAGACTTGTGTGGTCCATTTGGTCAGAGGTCAGTTTTCACAGCATTACCCATGGTATGTCTAACACATTTGTGTAACTGCTGCATGGTGTATACCCGTGTTTTGCATTGAGGGTTTTTGGGCACTGCATTACGAGGTCAGAATTCATTAAAGTTTAGCATCTGGGAGGCTAACTGGGTGAGTGGTTCAATTGTGTATGGACTAGAGTACATTATTTCAATCCAACATGGGCATCCGGAGAAGTTGCTCTCTCTTGGCTCTGCCCGTGTGGCATACGGGAGCGTAGGCCTTTGGGCTCCATGACGTATAGTCCCATTCCACGATGTTGGAGAAT contains the following coding sequences:
- the LOC122458284 gene encoding uncharacterized protein LOC122458284 isoform X6, translating into MVRMRFREPPPPGQRARAQRAPQAVSPPPPPRSYWRLGPPRATRRHASPAPPFPAHRCSACALDQLFPSCPGCYKFSLPRLCRSFLSERVALQAAHACPQAALQAAHACPQASGAMLHQLKR
- the LOC122458284 gene encoding uncharacterized protein LOC122458284 isoform X7, which codes for MVRMRFREPPPPGQRARAQRAPQAVSPPPPPRSYWRLGPPRATRRHASPAPPFPAHRCSACALDQLFPSCPGCYKFSLPRLCRSFLSERVALQAAHACPQALQAAHACPQASGAMLHQLKR
- the LOC122458284 gene encoding uncharacterized protein LOC122458284 isoform X8; protein product: MVRMRFREPPPPGQRARAQRAPQAVSPPPPPRSYWRLGPPRATRRHASPAPPFPAHRCSACALDQLFPSCPGCYKFSLPRLCRSFLSERALQAAHACPQAALQAAHACPQASGAMLHQLKR
- the LOC122458284 gene encoding uncharacterized protein LOC122458284 isoform X9, yielding MVRMRFREPPPPGQRARAQRAPQAVSPPPPPRSYWRLGPPRATRRHASPAPPFPAHRCSACALDQLFPSCPGCYKFSLPRLCRSFLSERALQAAHACPQALQAAHACPQASGAMLHQLKR
- the LOC122458284 gene encoding uncharacterized protein LOC122458284 isoform X10, with the translated sequence MVRMRFREPPPPGQRARAQRAPQAVSPPPPPRSYWRLGPPRATRRHASPAPPFPAHRCSACALDQLFPSCPGCYKFSLPRLCRSFLSERALQAAHACPQASGAMLHQLKR